The Halomonas sp. KG2 genome contains a region encoding:
- a CDS encoding amino acid ABC transporter substrate-binding protein, with translation MMNKKHLVLLASAGAITLAGVATAQADTLADTMERGAVQCGVSDGLPGFSAPDDEGNWQGLDVDVCRAVAAAVLGDADAVNYISLNAVERFTALQSGEVDVLSRNTTWTTTRDTTLGLNFTGVTFYDGIGFLVNRDLGLSGADELDGAAICIQSGTTTELNVADYFRANDMQFDPIVFDTSEQTVGGFQSGRCDVLTSDTSQLAALRIQLDDPDSAVILPDIISKEPLGPVVRQGDDVWFNIVKWSLFAMINGEEYGVTSENAEEMLSSENPDVARLLGQDGNYGEGMGLEADWAYNILSQVGNYGESFERNVGMGSPLEIERGVNALWNQGGFQYAPPIR, from the coding sequence ATGATGAATAAAAAACACTTGGTACTGCTGGCCTCCGCGGGTGCTATCACGCTGGCCGGTGTCGCCACTGCTCAAGCTGATACGTTAGCAGACACGATGGAACGCGGCGCCGTTCAGTGCGGCGTCAGCGATGGCCTGCCAGGTTTCTCCGCCCCGGACGATGAAGGTAACTGGCAAGGACTCGACGTTGACGTATGTCGTGCCGTTGCCGCCGCCGTTCTCGGTGATGCTGATGCGGTGAACTACATTTCTCTGAACGCGGTAGAGCGTTTTACGGCCCTGCAGTCTGGCGAAGTCGACGTACTATCACGTAATACCACCTGGACCACCACTCGTGACACCACCCTGGGCCTCAACTTCACTGGCGTGACCTTTTACGACGGTATCGGCTTCCTAGTTAACCGCGATCTGGGGCTTAGTGGTGCCGACGAATTGGATGGTGCCGCTATTTGTATTCAGTCTGGCACCACGACCGAACTCAACGTAGCCGACTACTTCCGCGCCAACGATATGCAGTTCGACCCCATTGTATTTGATACCTCTGAACAAACCGTGGGTGGCTTCCAGTCTGGGCGCTGTGATGTATTAACCTCGGATACTTCTCAGCTGGCGGCACTACGTATTCAGCTAGATGACCCGGACAGCGCGGTCATTCTACCCGACATTATTTCCAAGGAGCCTCTGGGCCCTGTCGTACGTCAAGGCGACGACGTATGGTTTAACATCGTGAAGTGGTCGTTATTCGCCATGATTAACGGCGAAGAGTATGGCGTCACCAGCGAAAATGCCGAGGAGATGCTCAGCTCTGAGAATCCTGATGTTGCCCGCCTACTTGGCCAAGATGGCAACTACGGTGAAGGTATGGGCTTAGAAGCCGATTGGGCCTACAACATCCTGAGCCAAGTCGGTAACTACGGCGAAAGCTTTGAGCGCAACGTCGGTATGGGCTCTCCGCTTGAAATTGAACGTGGTGTTAACGCCCTCTGGAACCAAGGTGGCTTCCAGTACGCACCGCCGATTCGCTAA
- a CDS encoding amino acid ABC transporter permease, whose translation MSVSPNTRPAGHKPPFWRDRAKRALIFQLLLVAAVAAFLFYIVGNVQDNLSARGITTGFGFLGNTAGFGIVQSLIDYSSQSTYGRTFLVGLLNTLLVGGLGVLAATIIGFIVGIARLSPNWLLARLATAYIETFRNIPLLLQIFFWYFAVLRTMPSARDSLAFGEAIFLNVRGLYLPQPLFESGFGLIPLTFLVAIVASIALVIWNKRRHEATGKRLPAYWISFLLIFGLPLLVLVATGVPVTWEMPELRGFNFRGGITVIPEFLALWLALSIYTASFIAEIVRSGIQAISHGQTEAAQALSLPRNLVLRLVVIPQALRVIIPPLTSQYLNLIKNSSLATAIGYPDLVSVFAGTTLNQTGQAIEVIAMTMAVYLTISLLVSMFMNWFNARVALVER comes from the coding sequence ATGTCCGTAAGTCCTAACACTCGTCCCGCTGGCCACAAGCCGCCGTTTTGGCGAGATCGCGCCAAACGTGCGCTTATTTTCCAGCTACTCCTCGTCGCCGCTGTGGCAGCCTTTTTGTTCTACATTGTCGGTAATGTCCAAGACAACTTATCTGCACGTGGTATCACCACCGGGTTTGGTTTCTTGGGCAACACCGCAGGTTTTGGGATTGTGCAGAGTCTGATCGACTACTCATCTCAAAGCACTTATGGCCGTACCTTCTTGGTCGGCTTACTGAATACGTTGCTGGTGGGTGGCCTAGGGGTATTGGCCGCGACCATCATTGGCTTTATTGTTGGCATCGCCCGCCTGTCGCCTAACTGGCTGCTAGCGCGCTTAGCCACCGCCTATATCGAAACTTTCCGCAATATTCCGCTGCTACTGCAAATATTCTTCTGGTACTTTGCGGTATTACGCACGATGCCAAGCGCCAGAGATAGCTTGGCATTTGGCGAAGCCATCTTTCTCAACGTACGCGGGTTGTATTTACCCCAACCGCTGTTTGAGTCTGGCTTTGGCCTGATCCCTCTGACCTTCCTTGTCGCCATTGTTGCCAGTATTGCCCTGGTGATATGGAACAAGCGTCGCCATGAAGCCACAGGTAAACGCCTGCCAGCTTACTGGATCTCATTTTTACTGATTTTTGGCTTACCGCTATTAGTGCTCGTTGCTACTGGCGTGCCGGTTACCTGGGAAATGCCGGAACTGCGCGGCTTTAATTTCCGTGGCGGTATTACGGTAATCCCTGAGTTCCTCGCGCTTTGGCTGGCACTGTCGATTTATACCGCCTCGTTTATTGCTGAAATTGTCCGCTCTGGCATTCAGGCAATTTCGCACGGGCAAACGGAAGCTGCCCAGGCACTAAGCCTGCCACGTAACCTGGTACTTCGTCTGGTGGTTATCCCTCAGGCACTGCGCGTCATTATTCCGCCGCTAACCAGCCAGTACTTGAACTTGATTAAGAACTCGTCGCTGGCAACCGCCATCGGCTATCCCGACCTTGTCTCGGTGTTTGCAGGTACCACGCTGAACCAGACCGGCCAAGCCATTGAGGTCATTGCAATGACCATGGCGGTCTACCTAACCATCAGCCTGCTGGTGTCCATGTTTATGAACTGGTTCAACGCCCGAGTGGCACTGGTTGAACGCTAG
- a CDS encoding amino acid ABC transporter permease, translating into MIHNQTIIKERPAPSSSVGAVAWLRANLFNGPINTIFTLIGLYILYLLVVPTVQWAFLNADWIGTTRDDCSREGACWVFINARFTQFIYGLYPREEIWRANIVFAGFFTLIAWLAIPRLPLKRWVAIFALVGFPIVAYVLLHGGYFDMPRVPTHRWGGLLLTLLLATVGMVGALPIGIVLALGRRSNMPIVKSFCVVFIEFWRGVPLITVLFMASVMLPLFLPSEMNVDRLVRALSGLTLFQSAYMAEVIRGGLQAIPKGQEEAAAALGMTYWKRMGLIVLPQALKMMIPGIVNTFISLFKDTTLVMIIGLFDLLGIVQAALADSRWLGFSLEGYVFAAFMFWVFCFSMSRYSQYLERKLHTGHKR; encoded by the coding sequence ATGATCCATAATCAAACAATTATTAAAGAGCGGCCAGCCCCCAGTAGTTCTGTCGGGGCGGTTGCCTGGCTACGTGCCAATCTGTTCAACGGCCCGATCAATACTATCTTTACCCTAATCGGGCTTTACATACTCTATTTGCTGGTCGTTCCCACCGTTCAGTGGGCGTTTTTGAATGCCGATTGGATAGGTACCACACGGGATGACTGCTCTCGGGAAGGGGCTTGCTGGGTTTTCATCAATGCACGCTTTACCCAATTCATCTACGGCCTGTATCCCCGTGAGGAAATCTGGCGAGCCAACATCGTCTTTGCTGGTTTCTTTACGCTGATAGCTTGGCTGGCCATTCCCCGCCTGCCCCTCAAACGTTGGGTGGCGATATTTGCTCTTGTTGGCTTCCCCATCGTTGCCTATGTGCTGCTGCACGGCGGCTACTTTGACATGCCTCGCGTGCCTACGCATCGCTGGGGTGGCTTGCTGCTAACCCTGCTGCTGGCTACCGTCGGTATGGTGGGCGCACTGCCTATCGGCATTGTGCTGGCGCTGGGGCGGCGCTCCAATATGCCCATCGTGAAAAGTTTCTGCGTCGTATTTATCGAGTTTTGGCGCGGAGTACCGCTGATTACGGTGCTATTCATGGCCTCGGTAATGCTGCCGCTGTTCCTTCCCTCTGAGATGAATGTAGACCGTTTAGTACGGGCACTGAGCGGCCTAACGCTATTCCAAAGCGCCTACATGGCCGAGGTGATTCGTGGTGGCCTGCAAGCCATTCCAAAAGGCCAGGAAGAGGCTGCTGCTGCGCTCGGCATGACCTACTGGAAGCGGATGGGGCTGATTGTGCTTCCCCAGGCGCTGAAAATGATGATTCCCGGTATCGTGAATACCTTCATTTCGCTGTTTAAAGACACCACCCTGGTCATGATCATCGGACTATTTGACCTATTGGGGATCGTGCAAGCGGCGCTGGCCGACTCACGCTGGCTGGGCTTCTCGCTGGAAGGCTATGTCTTTGCCGCCTTCATGTTCTGGGTCTTCTGTTTCAGCATGTCGCGCTATAGCCAGTATTTAGAACGCAAGCTGCACACCGGCCATAAGCGCTAA